The Bos indicus isolate NIAB-ARS_2022 breed Sahiwal x Tharparkar chromosome X, NIAB-ARS_B.indTharparkar_mat_pri_1.0, whole genome shotgun sequence genome has a window encoding:
- the OTUD6A gene encoding OTU domain-containing protein 6A: MEDSRSEQQRMLRRHYREKKELQARIQFMKSSVPKTDKKKRKQLNLDVARLEAEMEQKHQQELEKFQERFPNISIIDSVTEDLAKMDLENQPPGFSRAQRKRERRAALERARQERIAEVDMEHLASFRQDEEEKLSAILEAKHLEMKDMPTDSHCMYRAIQDQLVFSVTVESLRSRTAEYMRKHIDDFLPFFSHLAPGDAYSRDYFLSYCDDIVGSASWGSQLELRALSHVLQTPIEVIQADSPAIVVGEEYTKKPLILVYVRYTCNFGAHYNSVKPQEAGAAGGAAPRLF; encoded by the coding sequence ATGGAAGATTCACGGAGTGAACAACAGCGGATGTTACGACGCCACTACCGTGAGAAGAAAGAGCTACAGGCCCGCATTCAGTTCATGAAGAGTTCGGTCCCCAAGACcgacaagaagaaaagaaagcagttGAATCTCGACGTGGCCCGCCTTGAGGCCGAGATGGAGCAGAAGCACCAGCAGGAGCTGGAGAAGTTCCAAGAGAGGTTCCCTAATATCAGCATCATTGATTCTGTCACTGAAGATCTAGCCAAGATGGATCTCGAGAACCAGCCTCCGGGCTTCTCCAGGGCACAGAGAAAGCGCGAAAGAAGGGCAGCCCTCGAGAGAGCACGCCAGGAGAGGATTGCGGAGGTTGACATGGAGCATCTGGCCAGCTTCCGCCAAGATGAGGAAGAGAAGCTCAGCGCCATCCTGGAGGCCAAGCATCTAGAGATGAAGGATATGCCAACTGATAGCCACTGCATGTATCGTGCCATCCAAGACCAGCTGGTGTTCTCCGTGACCGTGGAGAGCCTGCGGAGCCGCACCGCCGAATACATGCGGAAGCACATCGATGATTTCTTGCCTTTCTTCAGCCACCTCGCACCCGGTGACGCCTACAGCCGCGACTACTTCTTGAGCTACTGCGACGACATCGTGGGCAGTGCATCGTGGGGAAGCCAGCTGGAGCTGAGGGCCCTGTCACACGTCCTGCAGACCCCCATCGAGGTGATCCAGGCTGACTCGCCAGCCATCGTCGTTGGAGAGGAGTACACCAAGAAGCCGCTAATCCTGGTCTACGTGCGCTACACCTGCAACTTCGGGGCGCACTACAACTCCGTGAAGCCGCAGGAGGCCGGCGCCGCTGGGGGCGCAGCCCCTCGTCTCTTCTAG